The region ACCGCCACAAGACGCCATTCAACAAAGAATGATGCGGCACCCGAATAATATTCGGCCCAAGCGCAGCTAGCAGGAAACGGCCAGAAAAACATCGCCAATGGTTCCTCTTAATCCCCACCTCCACGCATCGATGTAGCACTGTTGGCAAGTCAGAAGACAGCAACAAACAGAAATCATACAAGCCGGCTCCATCCAGAAAAGATGATCATTCAGAACCAGTAACCATCTCGGCTCCTGTTCCTCCTTTTTCGTGTCTTTCGTGCATTTCGTGGTAAAAACAGATTCATATCATTCGAGGTTTACAGATCCAACCAGAAATGTTTTGCATCTCTCCCCGAAAGATTCCAAAATGAAAGCATCTCCCACTTCACGCCGTTTCAGAAGGACTCGCTCATGCAACGTCTCCCTCTCGCAGGCCTGGCTGTTTCGTTCAGTCTACTCACGCTGCTATCGCCAGCGCACGCCACCAATGACAACTTTCTGCCCGGCGACTCCTTCTTTCCCTCCAAAGTCCTTTACGAAAATCTGCAACGACAGGAACAGGAAGCCGAGCCTGTCTATTACTACAACTACATCTGCGAACTCGCCTTTTGTGGCTACGCCGGCTATTCGCAGCTCAAGCTGGACAAACAGAATGAGCAACTGGCGACAAATATCCGTAAAGCCTATTTACACATTCGTAAAAGCCAGCCGATCAGACTCAGGCCCAAAAAGAACGCAAAGCTACCGCAGAAAAATCAGGGGAACCCGAATCTGGACAACTTCTATGAGACCAATGGCCTGAGCATCTTCTTTTACAATGAAGACTACGACTGGCAGCGGTTGAAGATCGGCCTCAAGTACAATGAAAACTGGCGTGAGGAAATGAAAAAGTTCATCAACGCCGGTAAGTATTGTGCCTTCGTGAAAAAGGGGGATGCGCTCAAGAGATCAACCACCATGGCGAAGCAGGTCCCCCCGCTGAACGTCAAGATCCCCGAGGCGGACATTGAAGCCGGTAAAAAAGTCGATCTCCCGCTCACCCCCACAGCACCCCTCAAAGCCCTGATCCTCTACGACGATAACTACCAGGACTACTATGACATGAAAAACGGCAAACGCCTGCTGGTAGTCACCAACCAGGGCATCACCCGCTTTGTGATCTATCGAGGAAAATGGAAGCAATACTGATCCATCGAAAGAGATCAGGACGAACAGCCTGAAACCGGGCCCAGCGAGCAGGAAACTGACAGTTCAGGCTATCGAATAATAAAGCCCGGGTCCCACTACAATTCAGCATCGCGCAAGAATGCCCTTTTTCGTGTCTTTCGTGCCTTTCGTGGTAGCTTAAATTTCGAGCCCTTCGCGGTCTACAACACAATGCCGTCATACCGCAGCACGTATTCCTTATCAAATATATCCGGCTCCAGCTTCATACCACGCTGACGATCCTGCTCAGCTTTCTCTTCCTCACCCTCGAAGTGGTACGCCAGCCAGCGATGGAAATAGCCTTCCCAGTTCTTCGGCGCCAGTTCGATCGCCCGCGAGTAATCGTCGATGGCCAGTGCGACCTTTTCATCACTCCAGCGGATCAGACCTCGATGCACATAGATCGTCGCCAGACGCTCTGTATCGTAGTCGGGCTGTTTCTCCGCCACCTCGATCGCAATCGTCAGGTCTTCTTCTGCAGACGCGTACCGGCCGACCCCCATATAGAGCAGTGCGCGGGCAAACCGGGCATCCGCATCGCGGGGGTTATCATCAATCGCCACATTAAATCGGGCCTGCTGCGACTCAAAATCGTAAACGCCATCCTGGGGTGTAAAGTCCGTCAATGGCCGATAGAGCTCAGGCTTGGGCATCGGAACGGGGATGCACGCTGAAAGACAACACATCAGCATTAGCCCACCAGACAGCAGGCGGAAAGACAGATTCAGCATCACATCACAATCCTTGTTCGACCGCAGCCGCAAGAATATTTCCACCTAATCCTTTTCAGGACAACATGTTACAGCAGAAATATTTCCAGCCGGCAACCAGCAGCAGTAACCCCCTCCGCGCGTAATGTAAACCAGAACCCTGTGTTACCGCAAGATGATTCATTTCCCGCAGGATTCGCGCAAATGTAGGGGCGGCCCCATGTGGCCGCCCGCCTGGCGAAGCACAATCCGCTCTCTCCCGTCAGCCGGGTCCAGCAAACACGCACAATTCACCAGTCCCTCTTTTTTCGTGCTTTTCGTGACTTTCGTGGTAGCCCCTTCCCTCCTCCTTTGTGGTCAAGGCTCGCTCACCAGACCTCCACATTAACAACCGGTTAATGATCGATGAATAAACGCTGCTCAGGTCACAATGATATTGAACGTCAAATCCAGCCTCGATAGCGTATCTCTCTGAAGGTGATTCCCCGCAATCCTGATGATTGCTTCAGCAGATACATCCGACCTCAGGTCGGCGTTATTTATCTTTCATATCCCTTCTGTCAAACAAGGAACACGCGATGCGAAACCGTAGCTTCTGCCGTTGTTTTCCCTTAGTGCAGCAGCGTGCTGCATTCACGCTCATTGAACTGCTGGTCGTCATTGCCATCATCGCCATCCTGATTGCCCTGCTCCTCCCCGCAGTCCAGCAGGCACGCGAAGCGGCCCGACGATCGACCTGTAAGAACAACCTCAAGCAACTCGCACTGGCGTTACATAATTATCACTCAACCCACAATCTGTTTCCTCCCGGCAGTGTGAACGGTGCCGGCGATAATCCCAATGGGGCCCACGGTTCCGGAGCAGTCGCCATCGGTGCCTCCTGGGCCCTGTTGATTCTGCCAGACATGGAACAGTCGGCGATGTTCGATGACGTGATGACAATTGCCAACGAACGCAACGAAGTTCAGGACTGGCTGGGGAACGGAACCTATACCTCCCAGGGCATGTATGTCGGCAGCAAACAGGTTAACTTCATGCTCTGCCCTTCGCACCCGAAAAACACCGAACAGTTTGCGAATGGAACAGGTCTGGAAAATCTGGCCCGGGGTAATTACTGCGCCAATTACGGTAAAGCGGGTTACGGACGTGTTCATACCAACGACGGTAAAGTCGGCGGTGTCTTCGGCAACAACTCCAGTCTCGCCATGCGGGATATCATTGACGGCACATCCAATACTCTAGCCCTCAGCGAACTGAAGTTTCGTCTGCAGAGTTCAACGGGACCGTCCAGTCAGGACACCCGCGGTACCTGGCCTTACGGCGTCATGGGAGCGAATATTTTCAGTACTCAGACCAGTCCTAACAGTTCTGCTCCCGATGGAATCTGGGGATGTCGCAGCTACCCCGAAGAGGGCATGCCCTGCGTCCAGATCGGTTCCCCTTATACCGAAATGTACTCCGCGGCCCGCAGCTACCATACCGGGGGCGTTCAGGGAGCGATGGCCGATGGTTCGGTACGATTCTTCTCCGACAACATCGACCTCCTGCTCTGGCAGGCCCTCAGCACACGCGGCGGGCGCGAAGTCATCGAAGACCTGTAACCTCACTCTCAGCGTTTCGATAATCTGATGTGTTGGTTCGCAGTTCCACCGTTCTCATGAAAGGCTCAGCATGATCTCTTTACCGTCGCTCAGAAGCGCCGTCTGCCTCTCCCTCTGTCTGGTCACCTCACTCGCGGGATGTGGAAACGGCGACAGAGTGAAGGTCTATCCCACTAAAGGGGTCGTGCTCTTCGAAGGCAAGCCGATGGCCGGAGGCGGAGCCATTACCTTTGTCCCCCTCACGGCCCTGGAAGGCAAAGCCGCAGGGGGCGTCATCAAAGAAGATGGCAGCTTTGTCATGTCGACTTATGAAGAGGGAGATGGATCCATCGCCGGCGAGTTTCGGGTCATGATCCACCAGTCCACAATGCAGGAACCGGAAACCACTCCCGATGCAGACGGCAAAGCAGCTCCCCGTTCCGAACCGACCCAAACCGTCGCCAAGGACGCCCAGATCCCCCGCGTCTACTCAGATCCGAACCAGTCACCCCTGACCGTCAAAGTAGACCCGAACGGATCAAACGAAGCACTCAGCCTCGAACTCAAACGAATGTAACCCATCTGAAGTGACGAATTCAAAAGGTACTCTACATTCGACGTAGGGGCGGCCCTATGTGGCCGCCCGCCTGGCAAAGCATAACTCGCTCTCTCCCGTCAGCTGGGTCCAGCTAAAACGCACAATCCAACAGTCCCTCTTTTTTCGTGTCTTTCGTGCTTTTCGTGGTAGCTTAATCGAAAACCGTCGAGGTCTTTACAGAAACAAAAGAATGGTATTCGAAAGAACCTGCACAGTTTTCCCCAGACAGTTTCCTGTTGTCTCCGACAACCCCGGATTACATCCGGGGCCACCCTTGGTTGCTTAACATTAAAAGTAGGGGCGGCCCTATGTGGCTGCCCGCCTGGCGAAGCATAATTCGCTCTTTCCCGTCAGCTGGGTCCAGCAAACACGCACAATTCAACAATCCCTCTTTTCGTGAATTTCGTGCTTTTCGTGGTAGCAAAACCATTCGCGTATTTCGAGGTTCAACTCAGCAGGTCATGTTTCACATGCGCCTCTTCCACACCGGTCAGCCGCGCATCCAGGCCGCGATACTTAAACGTAAGTCGGCGATGGTCGATCCCCATGCAATGCAGGATTGTCGCGTTCATATCCCGAATGTGTACCGGGTTCTCGACGACGTTGTAGCAGAAGTCATCGGTCTTCCCGTATTCGAAACCACGCTTAATCCCGCCGCCCGCCATCCAGATCGAGAAGCAGCGTCCATGATGGTCGCGACCGGCACTTGGGCTGCCGATGGCACCCTGGCTGTAAACGGTCCGCCCGAATTCGCCTCCCCAGATCACCAGCGTCTCATCCAGCAGGCCCCGCTGTTTGAGATCCTTGATCAACGCCGCGGAGGGCTGGTCCACGTCCAGGCACTGGTTCGGCAACTGGCTCTTCAGCGACACGTGCTGATCCCAGCCGCGGTGGAACAGTTGCACAAACCGTACCCCCCGCTCGGTCATCCGGCGGGCCAGCAGACAGTTCGCTGCAAAGCTCCCCGGCTTCCGCGATTCGGGTCCGTACATTTCAAACGTTTTCTGCGTCTCACTCGAGAGGTCCATCAGATCGGGAACCGAGGTCTGCATCCGATACGCCATTTCGTAAGAATTGATCCGCGCCTGAATTTCCGGATCGCCGATCTCTTCCGCCTGCCCCCGATTCAATGTCGCCAGGTCGTCCAGCAGCTTCCGCCGCTGTTTACGGTCGATGCCCGCCGGATTGGAGAGGTACAGCACCGGACTCGATCCGGGCCGCAGTTTCACGCCCTGGTGACTGGGTGGCAGATATCCCGAACCCCACAGCCGGTCAAACAGCGGCTGCCCCGGATTCTTCCCCGTGCCCTGTGACAGCATCACCATGTAGGCGGGCAGGTTTTCGTTTTCACTTCCCAGTCCGTAACTCAACCAGGCGCCCATGCTCGCATGGCCGATCTGCTGTGATCCCGTATTGATATAGGTGATCGCCGGATCGTGATTGATGGCCTCGGTATTCACCGATTTGACAATCGTAATATCATCGGCAATCGTCTGCGTGTGCGGCAGCTGTTCGCTGATCCACGTCTGATGCTCTCCACACTGTTTCATCTCCCAGAACGGGGCGACGACGGGAAACGACTTCTGCCGGGCCGTCATGCCGGTCACGCGCTGTGTCCCCTTCACGGAATCGGGCAGATCCGAACCGTGCAGCTTCCGCAGTACGGGCTTATAGTCGAACAGGTCCACATGCGAAGGACCACCCGACTGAAACAGGTAGATAATCCGCTTCGCCCGGGGCGCGACCTGTTGGACCGCAGCCGGAATCGCCTCTGCGGAGGCACTCTGGTTGAACAGTTCCGGATAGAGCAGGCTCGCTAATGCCGCTCCACCAATGCCGCGGGCCGAGCGTCCCAGCAGTGTCCGTCGTGTCAGATTACGTTCGTATTCAAATACCGGGTCCATGCTTACCCTCGCGTCATAAATTCATAAGTGTTGAACAGCATACTTCCCACGGTCGTCCATGCCGCGACTTCCGCCGGGTTCAGACTCGCATCGCTCGTCGATTCCCCCTGCGACAACAGCGATCGCGCCGCTTCAGGTGCCACCTGGTAGTTTTTCAGCTCGCGCTGATAAGCAGCCAGCGTGGTCTCTAACTCCCACTCCGCCGGCGGTCGTCCCAGGGCTTCGCGGAATGCAAACGTGATTCGTTCCTCAGGTGAAGCCCCCCCTTCCAGCATGATGCGCTCCGCGAACTTGCGAGACGCTTCCACAAACTGCACATCATTCAACAGCACCAGGGACTGCAGCGGCGTGTTCGTGCGAGCCCGACTCACCAGGCAGACTTCGCGGTTGGGGGCATCGAAGGTCTGCATGTTCGGCGGTGGTACCGTTCGCTTCCAGTAGGTATACATGCTCCGGCGATACAGTTTTTCGCCGTGATCCTGTACGAAGACCTGCGCAGTCGCCGGCGAACTGCCGTAATGGCTCACTTCCCGCCACAACCCTTCCGGCTGATACGGGTTCACACTCGCCCCGCCCACACGTTCGACCAGCAGTCCGGAGACCTTGAGCGTCGCATCCCGAATGGCTTCCGCCTGCAGCCGGAACCGGGCACCACGGGCCAGCAGTCGGTTCTGTGGATCCTCTTTCCAGAGCTCCGGCGTTCCCGCAGAAGACTGACGATAGGTCGCCGACATCAGAATCTGCTTCATGATGTGTTTGACATCCCAGCCCGATTCATAAAACTCCACTGCCAGCCAGTCCAGCAGCCGCGGATGTGTCGGCGGATCCCCCTGCGAACCAAAGTCAGCAGACGTTGAAACAATTCCCTGACCAAACAGCATCTCCCAGAACCGGTTCACCGCCACACGGGTCACCAGCGGATTCTCACGCGAGGTCAGCCACTGGGCCAGCGCCAGGCGGTCCTCCGATTCCTGTTGAGCCGCCCCCGGCAGGAAGCCAGGCACACCCATCGACACTTTTTCGGTCGGTTGATCGTACTGCCCCCGGTTCAGAATAAAGGTTTCCCGTGGCTTTTTGGCCGTGTTCATGACCATCGTCTCAAACGAATCGGTCAGCATCTTGCGGCGTTCCTTGAGATTCTCCCGCTGATAACGCAGATTCTCGAGTTCGGGAGCGATCCCACTATAGTAAGCTTTCAGAGCCGCCGTCTGTTTCGCATTGCGGTCCGTCGCATCTGTCGCCAGGATCTGCTGAATCGCTTCGGGAATGATGGTCCCGTCATCGGTCCCGGTCATCCCGAAGACCTGATAATCACCGGCCATCAACGCCTCGCGTCCGCCAAACTGACCGCCGCCCCAGACCAGCATCACCGTAATATACTTCGAATCCTTCGTATCGTAAGGCTGATCGAAGGTCACTGTCAGATGTTGCTGCTGCTGGTTTTCCGGTGCGGGTGACCAGCCGTTGTGATCCCGCGGATCGAGACAGTCAGCCGCCGGGTAATCGGGGTGAGATCGGCTCGCGGTGATCTTCGCGACATTCAACATCGCATACAGGTCGAGCTGATCGGAGGGAATCGCGGTTCCCGATGCAGCGAAGCTGGTCAGAATGAAGCCCCCCGGGAACGACTCTTTCTTACCGTGACCGATGCCCCCTTCGGGCAGTTTCTCGTTCGGGTAAAACACAATCCGCAAGCCGTCCAGTTTGTCGACGTCCGCGCCGACTTTCAGCGAAATCGAAGGTGACCGACCACTGGCTGCCAGCGCCAGCACATGCCCTTCATCACTGACCTCGAAGGCACTCCGCGTATTGGGATCAGACACTTTGACCACACTCAGCTCGTGCAGCTTCAGGCCTTTTCCCCGCTGTGCGAGTTCCTGTTTCGTCTGGGCAACCCAGGCAGCCAGCTGTGTTTCATCCGGATGCGCGAGTGCCTGTTCGACCTGTGCCTGTTCCTGATCCAGCGACTTCAGTTCTTCCGCAGCGAAGGACAGTTGGGTCTTCACCGCCAGCTTGGGACCGGCGTTGATCCCACTGTTCCCGTCCAGCCCGCGATCGTCCAGGCGATTGAAATAGGCGTAGAACTGGTAAAAGTCCTTCATCGTAATCGGGTCGTATTTATGATTATGACACTGGGCACATCCCATCGTGAGTCCCAGGAAGACTTCCGACGTCGTCTTCACCCGGTCGACGGTATAGTTGACCAGGTTCTCTTCGGGAATCGTCCCCCCTTCGTGCGTAATCATGTGATTGCGGTTGAAGCCCGTCGCCACTTGCTGCCAGGGCGTCGCATTGGGTAACAGGTCACCGGCGATCTGTTCGGTAATGAATTCGTTGTACGGTTTATTCTTGTGAAACGCATCGATCACCCAGTCCCGCCAGAGCCACATATGCCGGCCCCCATCGATCGAGTAACCGTTCGTGTCCGCATAGCGGGCCAGATCGAGCCACTTCAGCGTCATCCGCTCTGCATACTCAGGCGTCTCCAGCAGACGATCAATCAGTTTCTCGTAAGCTTGAGGATCTTTGGAATTCACAAACCCGTCGACTTCCTCTGCCGTGGGTGGCAGCCCCAGCAGATCCAGGTAGAGCCGACGCACCAGCGTCCGGCGGTCCGCTTCCGGGGAGGGTTTGAGCCCTTCCTTTTCCAGTCGCGACAGGACGAAGTAATCGATCGCATTCCGCGGCCAGTCGGCCTGTTTGACTTTCGGCAGCTTCGCCCGTTCCGGTTTGACGTACGCCCAGTGCTCCTGCCAGGCAGCTCCCGACTGCACCCAGCGTTTGATCAACTCGATCTCTTCCGGTTTGAGTGACTTGCCCGAATCCGCAGGCGGCATCTTGATATCATCGTCTGTTGAGATAATCCGCTCGATCAGGGCACTCTCTTGCAGCTTGCCCGGCACAATTGCAGAGGCAAACGCCCCCGCTTTGGTATCCAGTCGCAGATCGGCCTCGCGATGCTTTTCATCGGGACCGTGACAGAAGAAACAGTTGTTGGACAGAATCGGACGGATATCGCGATTGAAGTCGATGCCCGCTTCGGCCGCAACAGTTTCAGCCGTCGTCGTCGGTTTCGACTTCGGATCTGCCTCGGCAAACAGTGTCAGACAGGTAACGCCAACCGCCAGTACGAGCAGCGCGCTTCGCAGCAAAAGGGAACGCATACTTCATGCCCCGTAGATGATCATCTTACAGCGATGCTGGTGCGTCTCTCAGAAGCCGAACCATGCCATCATGGTCCGGGAGAACAGGTGGGTCCCAGCGAGTGCATCGCTAATACTGATCTTAGAGGCGCCGGATAAGGCCTGTCAAGCAATGTTCGCGTGAACGCCAACTAATTAGCGGGCCTGCAGTTAAATCCGCTTTTTCAGATGAAAAACAGTCAAGCTGCGCAATAAAAAACGCCCCACAGATCTGATCAGGAGAATCGACCTGCAGGGCGTTTCAGTTCAGTTATACATCACCTTACAGTGGACGAACCACCGACAGGCTTCGCCAGTAATCAAACAGCGTTTCCACGGAGAGCACGCCGCCCCCCATGCCGCTCTTGTTGATCCCGGCATAAGGCACGCCATGTGCGAAGACATTATGAGCGTTAATCCAGCTGTTGCCGGCACACATCGCTTCCGCCACACGTGACGCCCTAGACAGATCCGAGGTCCAGACGCTGTTCGCCAGACCGTAGTCGGTCGAGTTGGTCATCTGAATCGCCTGCTCTTCAGTCTTAAACGGAGCCAGGTAAGCCACAGGCCCGAAGATCTCTTCGCGGGCCGCCACGTTATCCAGCGAACCGGCCATCAACGCGGGCTTCACATAGTAACCTTCGTAACCGGGCACCTCAGCAGCGCCCCCTTCGAGCACGCATTCGGCCCCTTCGGCCTGCCCCTTCTCCAGGTAAGACAGCACCCGCTGATGCTGCTTCGCATTGACCACCGGTCCCATCTGGCTGTCTTCATTCAGCTGATAACCGACCTGCACCTTCTTCAGACGATCGACACATTCACTCACAAAGTGATCGTAAATGTTTTCGTCAATCAACCAGCGGGTCGCATCGCAGCAGACCTGACCGGTGTGGAAGGTGATCGCATTCACCAGCTTCTGAGCCGTATCGGGAACATCGACGTCACTGAAGACCACCGCAGCCCCTTTGCCGCCCAGCTCCAGTTTGACGGGCACCAGGTTCGCACCGCAGGACTCCGCCACCAGGCGACCGACTTCGGGCGATCCGGTAAACGACATCCGCTTCAGTTTGGGATTCCCCGACAGCGCCGCTCCCGCAACCGCTCCGTAACCGGGCACAACGTTGATCACGCCATCCGGAATACCAGCTTCTTTCGCCAGGCGAGCCAGGTAGATAGCGGACATCGGCGTATCTTCCGCCGGTTTGATGACCACCGTATTTCCCGCTGCCAGTGCCGGAGCAATCCCCCAGCCGATCAGCAGGAAGGGGAAGTTCCACGGGAAGATAAATCCGCAGGCCCCGTAAGGCTGACGCACGGTCCAGGCTTCGTGCTGAGGAACGGCCAGAACCGATCGTCGCTGCACGTGCTGGGCCAGATCGGCGAAGTACCGCATCGTATCGACGAAGTTCTGCACGTCCCCCTGGGCCTGGGCTTCAATCTTACCGGCGTCCAGCGCTTCAAGCTGGGCAATCATCGGTTTGTGTTTTTCGACGGCGTCCGCCAGACGATGCAGCAGAGCACTGCGTTCGTTTTGAGGCATTTCGGCCCAGCCGGTCTTGCGGAAAGCGGCATCAGCCACATCCACGGCCATGTCGATGTCGCCTGGCTGAAAGCTGAAGACTTCTGCCAGCTGTTTGCCCGATCCCGGATCCGACGTCACGAACGTCTCGCCACCCGCAGATTCGACCTCTTTCCCCCCGACGACTCCCTTCAGTGTCCCCTCTTCCAGAAAGGCTTTGACTTCGGGATACAGTTCACTGGCTGTTGTGGTTGACATCGCGCGCTCCTGTTCAATGTGATGAAGAATCGATTGCGTCGGCCCCCGGCCTTCCCTGTCTTAATAGACTGAAACCGGCGCCGTTCTCTTGCGTTAATAAATCCCCGACGGCCTCCTGCTGCCTCGGTTCATCATAACCGCAATCACACTGAAATGAAAATGTAAAACGCACTCGCGTTTTACAGTTCACGCGAGGGCGCTTAACCGGCTTCTGGATCAGGAAGGTTGTCAGACATCAATCTTTAATCCGCAATTTGTCGCGTTCATAAAACTGGTCGAAACTGTTGATGCCACTATGGATATTCAGGTGGACTTTCACCTTGCCGTCGTCGGCCACTTCCACCACTTTACCAGATTGCC is a window of Gimesia chilikensis DNA encoding:
- a CDS encoding tetratricopeptide repeat protein, producing the protein MLNLSFRLLSGGLMLMCCLSACIPVPMPKPELYRPLTDFTPQDGVYDFESQQARFNVAIDDNPRDADARFARALLYMGVGRYASAEEDLTIAIEVAEKQPDYDTERLATIYVHRGLIRWSDEKVALAIDDYSRAIELAPKNWEGYFHRWLAYHFEGEEEKAEQDRQRGMKLEPDIFDKEYVLRYDGIVL
- a CDS encoding DUF1559 domain-containing protein, coding for MRNRSFCRCFPLVQQRAAFTLIELLVVIAIIAILIALLLPAVQQAREAARRSTCKNNLKQLALALHNYHSTHNLFPPGSVNGAGDNPNGAHGSGAVAIGASWALLILPDMEQSAMFDDVMTIANERNEVQDWLGNGTYTSQGMYVGSKQVNFMLCPSHPKNTEQFANGTGLENLARGNYCANYGKAGYGRVHTNDGKVGGVFGNNSSLAMRDIIDGTSNTLALSELKFRLQSSTGPSSQDTRGTWPYGVMGANIFSTQTSPNSSAPDGIWGCRSYPEEGMPCVQIGSPYTEMYSAARSYHTGGVQGAMADGSVRFFSDNIDLLLWQALSTRGGREVIEDL
- a CDS encoding DUF1501 domain-containing protein, with the protein product MDPVFEYERNLTRRTLLGRSARGIGGAALASLLYPELFNQSASAEAIPAAVQQVAPRAKRIIYLFQSGGPSHVDLFDYKPVLRKLHGSDLPDSVKGTQRVTGMTARQKSFPVVAPFWEMKQCGEHQTWISEQLPHTQTIADDITIVKSVNTEAINHDPAITYINTGSQQIGHASMGAWLSYGLGSENENLPAYMVMLSQGTGKNPGQPLFDRLWGSGYLPPSHQGVKLRPGSSPVLYLSNPAGIDRKQRRKLLDDLATLNRGQAEEIGDPEIQARINSYEMAYRMQTSVPDLMDLSSETQKTFEMYGPESRKPGSFAANCLLARRMTERGVRFVQLFHRGWDQHVSLKSQLPNQCLDVDQPSAALIKDLKQRGLLDETLVIWGGEFGRTVYSQGAIGSPSAGRDHHGRCFSIWMAGGGIKRGFEYGKTDDFCYNVVENPVHIRDMNATILHCMGIDHRRLTFKYRGLDARLTGVEEAHVKHDLLS
- a CDS encoding PSD1 and planctomycete cytochrome C domain-containing protein gives rise to the protein MRSLLLRSALLVLAVGVTCLTLFAEADPKSKPTTTAETVAAEAGIDFNRDIRPILSNNCFFCHGPDEKHREADLRLDTKAGAFASAIVPGKLQESALIERIISTDDDIKMPPADSGKSLKPEEIELIKRWVQSGAAWQEHWAYVKPERAKLPKVKQADWPRNAIDYFVLSRLEKEGLKPSPEADRRTLVRRLYLDLLGLPPTAEEVDGFVNSKDPQAYEKLIDRLLETPEYAERMTLKWLDLARYADTNGYSIDGGRHMWLWRDWVIDAFHKNKPYNEFITEQIAGDLLPNATPWQQVATGFNRNHMITHEGGTIPEENLVNYTVDRVKTTSEVFLGLTMGCAQCHNHKYDPITMKDFYQFYAYFNRLDDRGLDGNSGINAGPKLAVKTQLSFAAEELKSLDQEQAQVEQALAHPDETQLAAWVAQTKQELAQRGKGLKLHELSVVKVSDPNTRSAFEVSDEGHVLALAASGRSPSISLKVGADVDKLDGLRIVFYPNEKLPEGGIGHGKKESFPGGFILTSFAASGTAIPSDQLDLYAMLNVAKITASRSHPDYPAADCLDPRDHNGWSPAPENQQQQHLTVTFDQPYDTKDSKYITVMLVWGGGQFGGREALMAGDYQVFGMTGTDDGTIIPEAIQQILATDATDRNAKQTAALKAYYSGIAPELENLRYQRENLKERRKMLTDSFETMVMNTAKKPRETFILNRGQYDQPTEKVSMGVPGFLPGAAQQESEDRLALAQWLTSRENPLVTRVAVNRFWEMLFGQGIVSTSADFGSQGDPPTHPRLLDWLAVEFYESGWDVKHIMKQILMSATYRQSSAGTPELWKEDPQNRLLARGARFRLQAEAIRDATLKVSGLLVERVGGASVNPYQPEGLWREVSHYGSSPATAQVFVQDHGEKLYRRSMYTYWKRTVPPPNMQTFDAPNREVCLVSRARTNTPLQSLVLLNDVQFVEASRKFAERIMLEGGASPEERITFAFREALGRPPAEWELETTLAAYQRELKNYQVAPEAARSLLSQGESTSDASLNPAEVAAWTTVGSMLFNTYEFMTRG
- a CDS encoding aldehyde dehydrogenase family protein — encoded protein: MSTTTASELYPEVKAFLEEGTLKGVVGGKEVESAGGETFVTSDPGSGKQLAEVFSFQPGDIDMAVDVADAAFRKTGWAEMPQNERSALLHRLADAVEKHKPMIAQLEALDAGKIEAQAQGDVQNFVDTMRYFADLAQHVQRRSVLAVPQHEAWTVRQPYGACGFIFPWNFPFLLIGWGIAPALAAGNTVVIKPAEDTPMSAIYLARLAKEAGIPDGVINVVPGYGAVAGAALSGNPKLKRMSFTGSPEVGRLVAESCGANLVPVKLELGGKGAAVVFSDVDVPDTAQKLVNAITFHTGQVCCDATRWLIDENIYDHFVSECVDRLKKVQVGYQLNEDSQMGPVVNAKQHQRVLSYLEKGQAEGAECVLEGGAAEVPGYEGYYVKPALMAGSLDNVAAREEIFGPVAYLAPFKTEEQAIQMTNSTDYGLANSVWTSDLSRASRVAEAMCAGNSWINAHNVFAHGVPYAGINKSGMGGGVLSVETLFDYWRSLSVVRPL